A portion of the Rhinolophus sinicus isolate RSC01 linkage group LG03, ASM3656204v1, whole genome shotgun sequence genome contains these proteins:
- the LINGO1 gene encoding leucine-rich repeat and immunoglobulin-like domain-containing nogo receptor-interacting protein 1 isoform X2 has translation MQVSKRMLAGGVRSMPSPLLACWQPILLLVLGSVLSGSATGCPPRCECSAQDRAVLCHRKRFVAVPEGIPTETRLLDLGKNRIKTLNQDEFASFPHLEELELNENIVSAVEPGAFNNLFSLRTLGLRSNRLKLIPLGVFTGLSNLTKLDISENKIVILLDYMFQDLYNLKSLEVGDNDLVYISHRAFSGLNSLEQLTLEKCNLTSIPTEALSHLHGLIVLRLRHLNINAIRDYSFKRLYRLKVLEISHWPYLDTMTPNCLYGLNLTSLSVTHCNLTAVPYLAVRHLVYLRFLNLSYNPIATIEGSMLHELLRLQEIQLVGGQLAVVEPYAFRGLNYLRVLNVSGNQLTTLEESAFHSVGNLETLILDSNPLACDCRLLWVFRRRWRLNFNRQQPTCATPEFVQGKEFKDFPDVLLPNYFTCRRARIRDRKAQQVFVDEGHTVQFVCRADGDPPPTILWLSPRKHLVSAKSNGRLTVFPDGTLEVRYAQVQDNGTYLCIAANAGGNDSMPAHLHVRSYSPDWPHQPNKTFAFISNQPGEGEANSTRATVPFPFDIKTLIIATTMGFISFLGVVLFCLVLLFLWSRGKGNTKHNIEIEYVPRKSDAGLSSAADAPRKFNMKMI, from the coding sequence GTAAGCAAGAGGATGCTGGCTGGGGGCGTCAGGAGCATGCCCAGCCCCCTCCTGGCCTGCTGGCAGCCCATCCTCCTGCTGGTGCTGGGCTCCGTGCTGTCAGGCTCGGCTACGGGCTGCCCGCCCCGCTGCGAGTGCTCCGCCCAGGACCGCGCGGTGCTGTGCCACCGGAAGCGCTTTGTGGCCGTGCCAGAGGGCATCCCCACTGAGACCCGCCTGCTGGACCTGGGCAAGAATCGCATCAAAACACTGAACCAGGACGAGTTTGCCAGCTTCCCCCACCTGGAGGAGCTGGAGCTGAACGAGAACATCGTGAGCGCCGTGGAGCCGGGCGCCTTCAACAACCTCTTCAGCCTCCGGACGCTGGGGCTCCGCAGCAACCGCCTGAAGCTCATCCCCCTGGGTGTGTTCACCGGCCTCAGTAACCTGACCAAGCTGGACATCAGTGAGAACAAGATCGTCATCCTGCTGGACTACATGTTCCAGGACCTGTACAACCTCAAGTCGCTGGAGGTCGGCGACAACGACCTGGTCTACATTTCCCACCGAGCCTTCAGCGGCCTCAACAGCTTGGAGCAGCTGACGCTGGAGAAATGCAACCTGACCTCCATCCCCACCGAGGCGCTGTCGCACCTGCACGGCCTCATCGTCCTGCGGCTCCGGCACCTCAACATCAACGCCATCCGGGACTATTCTTTCAAGAGGCTATACAGGCTCAAGGTCTTAGAGATCTCCCATTGGCCCTACTTGGACACCATGACGCCCAACTGCCTGTACGGCCTCAACCTGACGTCCCTGTCCGTCACGCACTGCAACCTGACTGCGGTGCCCTACCTGGCTGTGCGCCACCTGGTCTATCTCCGCTTCCTCAACCTCTCCTACAACCCCATCGCCACCATCGAGGGCTCCATGCTGCACGAGCTGCTGCGGCTGCAGGAGATCCAGCTGGTGGGGGGCCAGCTGGCGGTGGTGGAGCCCTACGCCTTCCGAGGCCTCAACTACCTGCGCGTGCTCAACGTGTCCGGCAACCAGCTGACCACACTGGAGGAGTCAGCCTTCCACTCCGTGGGCAACCTCGAGACCCTCATCCTGGACTCCAACCCGCTGGCCTGTGACTGCCGTCTCCTGTGGGTGTTCCGCCGCCGCTGGCGGCTCAACTTCAACCGCCAGCAGCCCACCTGTGCTACGCCCGAGTTCGTCCAGGGCAAGGAGTTCAAGGACTTCCCCGACGTGCTCCTGCCCAACTACTTCACCTGCCGCCGCGCCCGCATCCGGGACCGCAAAGCCCAGCAGGTGTTTGTGGATGAGGGGCACACGGTGCAGTTCGTGTGCCGCGCGGATGGAGACCCGCCGCCCACCATCCTCTGGCTCTCGCCCCGCAAGCACCTGGTCTCCGCCAAGAGCAACGGGCGGCTCACAGTCTTCCCCGACGGCACGCTGGAGGTGCGCTACGCCCAGGTACAGGACAACGGCACGTACCTGTGCATCGCGGCCAACGCGGGCGGCAACGACTCCATGCCTGCCCACCTGCACGTGCGCAGCTACTCACCCGACTGGCCCCATCAGCCCAACAAGACCTTCGCCTTCATCTCCAACCAGCCGGGCGAGGGAGAGGCCAACAGCACCCGCGCCACCGTGCCTTTCCCGTTCGACATCAAGACCCTGATCATCGCCACCACCATGGGCTTCATCTCCTTCCTGGGCGTCGTGCTCTTCTGTCTGGTGCTGCTGTTCCTCTGGAGCCGGGGCAAGGGCAACACGAAGCATAACATCGAGATCGAGTACGTGCCCCGCAAGTCCGACGCCGGCCTCAGCTCCGCCGCCGACGCGCCCCGCAAGTTCAACATGAAGATGATCTGA
- the LINGO1 gene encoding leucine-rich repeat and immunoglobulin-like domain-containing nogo receptor-interacting protein 1 isoform X3: protein MLAGGVRSMPSPLLACWQPILLLVLGSVLSGSATGCPPRCECSAQDRAVLCHRKRFVAVPEGIPTETRLLDLGKNRIKTLNQDEFASFPHLEELELNENIVSAVEPGAFNNLFSLRTLGLRSNRLKLIPLGVFTGLSNLTKLDISENKIVILLDYMFQDLYNLKSLEVGDNDLVYISHRAFSGLNSLEQLTLEKCNLTSIPTEALSHLHGLIVLRLRHLNINAIRDYSFKRLYRLKVLEISHWPYLDTMTPNCLYGLNLTSLSVTHCNLTAVPYLAVRHLVYLRFLNLSYNPIATIEGSMLHELLRLQEIQLVGGQLAVVEPYAFRGLNYLRVLNVSGNQLTTLEESAFHSVGNLETLILDSNPLACDCRLLWVFRRRWRLNFNRQQPTCATPEFVQGKEFKDFPDVLLPNYFTCRRARIRDRKAQQVFVDEGHTVQFVCRADGDPPPTILWLSPRKHLVSAKSNGRLTVFPDGTLEVRYAQVQDNGTYLCIAANAGGNDSMPAHLHVRSYSPDWPHQPNKTFAFISNQPGEGEANSTRATVPFPFDIKTLIIATTMGFISFLGVVLFCLVLLFLWSRGKGNTKHNIEIEYVPRKSDAGLSSAADAPRKFNMKMI, encoded by the coding sequence ATGCTGGCTGGGGGCGTCAGGAGCATGCCCAGCCCCCTCCTGGCCTGCTGGCAGCCCATCCTCCTGCTGGTGCTGGGCTCCGTGCTGTCAGGCTCGGCTACGGGCTGCCCGCCCCGCTGCGAGTGCTCCGCCCAGGACCGCGCGGTGCTGTGCCACCGGAAGCGCTTTGTGGCCGTGCCAGAGGGCATCCCCACTGAGACCCGCCTGCTGGACCTGGGCAAGAATCGCATCAAAACACTGAACCAGGACGAGTTTGCCAGCTTCCCCCACCTGGAGGAGCTGGAGCTGAACGAGAACATCGTGAGCGCCGTGGAGCCGGGCGCCTTCAACAACCTCTTCAGCCTCCGGACGCTGGGGCTCCGCAGCAACCGCCTGAAGCTCATCCCCCTGGGTGTGTTCACCGGCCTCAGTAACCTGACCAAGCTGGACATCAGTGAGAACAAGATCGTCATCCTGCTGGACTACATGTTCCAGGACCTGTACAACCTCAAGTCGCTGGAGGTCGGCGACAACGACCTGGTCTACATTTCCCACCGAGCCTTCAGCGGCCTCAACAGCTTGGAGCAGCTGACGCTGGAGAAATGCAACCTGACCTCCATCCCCACCGAGGCGCTGTCGCACCTGCACGGCCTCATCGTCCTGCGGCTCCGGCACCTCAACATCAACGCCATCCGGGACTATTCTTTCAAGAGGCTATACAGGCTCAAGGTCTTAGAGATCTCCCATTGGCCCTACTTGGACACCATGACGCCCAACTGCCTGTACGGCCTCAACCTGACGTCCCTGTCCGTCACGCACTGCAACCTGACTGCGGTGCCCTACCTGGCTGTGCGCCACCTGGTCTATCTCCGCTTCCTCAACCTCTCCTACAACCCCATCGCCACCATCGAGGGCTCCATGCTGCACGAGCTGCTGCGGCTGCAGGAGATCCAGCTGGTGGGGGGCCAGCTGGCGGTGGTGGAGCCCTACGCCTTCCGAGGCCTCAACTACCTGCGCGTGCTCAACGTGTCCGGCAACCAGCTGACCACACTGGAGGAGTCAGCCTTCCACTCCGTGGGCAACCTCGAGACCCTCATCCTGGACTCCAACCCGCTGGCCTGTGACTGCCGTCTCCTGTGGGTGTTCCGCCGCCGCTGGCGGCTCAACTTCAACCGCCAGCAGCCCACCTGTGCTACGCCCGAGTTCGTCCAGGGCAAGGAGTTCAAGGACTTCCCCGACGTGCTCCTGCCCAACTACTTCACCTGCCGCCGCGCCCGCATCCGGGACCGCAAAGCCCAGCAGGTGTTTGTGGATGAGGGGCACACGGTGCAGTTCGTGTGCCGCGCGGATGGAGACCCGCCGCCCACCATCCTCTGGCTCTCGCCCCGCAAGCACCTGGTCTCCGCCAAGAGCAACGGGCGGCTCACAGTCTTCCCCGACGGCACGCTGGAGGTGCGCTACGCCCAGGTACAGGACAACGGCACGTACCTGTGCATCGCGGCCAACGCGGGCGGCAACGACTCCATGCCTGCCCACCTGCACGTGCGCAGCTACTCACCCGACTGGCCCCATCAGCCCAACAAGACCTTCGCCTTCATCTCCAACCAGCCGGGCGAGGGAGAGGCCAACAGCACCCGCGCCACCGTGCCTTTCCCGTTCGACATCAAGACCCTGATCATCGCCACCACCATGGGCTTCATCTCCTTCCTGGGCGTCGTGCTCTTCTGTCTGGTGCTGCTGTTCCTCTGGAGCCGGGGCAAGGGCAACACGAAGCATAACATCGAGATCGAGTACGTGCCCCGCAAGTCCGACGCCGGCCTCAGCTCCGCCGCCGACGCGCCCCGCAAGTTCAACATGAAGATGATCTGA
- the LINGO1 gene encoding leucine-rich repeat and immunoglobulin-like domain-containing nogo receptor-interacting protein 1 isoform X1, whose product MAAGSRLGLGVHSVEKRGSAVICTGSHGGTRQCRVSKRMLAGGVRSMPSPLLACWQPILLLVLGSVLSGSATGCPPRCECSAQDRAVLCHRKRFVAVPEGIPTETRLLDLGKNRIKTLNQDEFASFPHLEELELNENIVSAVEPGAFNNLFSLRTLGLRSNRLKLIPLGVFTGLSNLTKLDISENKIVILLDYMFQDLYNLKSLEVGDNDLVYISHRAFSGLNSLEQLTLEKCNLTSIPTEALSHLHGLIVLRLRHLNINAIRDYSFKRLYRLKVLEISHWPYLDTMTPNCLYGLNLTSLSVTHCNLTAVPYLAVRHLVYLRFLNLSYNPIATIEGSMLHELLRLQEIQLVGGQLAVVEPYAFRGLNYLRVLNVSGNQLTTLEESAFHSVGNLETLILDSNPLACDCRLLWVFRRRWRLNFNRQQPTCATPEFVQGKEFKDFPDVLLPNYFTCRRARIRDRKAQQVFVDEGHTVQFVCRADGDPPPTILWLSPRKHLVSAKSNGRLTVFPDGTLEVRYAQVQDNGTYLCIAANAGGNDSMPAHLHVRSYSPDWPHQPNKTFAFISNQPGEGEANSTRATVPFPFDIKTLIIATTMGFISFLGVVLFCLVLLFLWSRGKGNTKHNIEIEYVPRKSDAGLSSAADAPRKFNMKMI is encoded by the coding sequence GTAAGCAAGAGGATGCTGGCTGGGGGCGTCAGGAGCATGCCCAGCCCCCTCCTGGCCTGCTGGCAGCCCATCCTCCTGCTGGTGCTGGGCTCCGTGCTGTCAGGCTCGGCTACGGGCTGCCCGCCCCGCTGCGAGTGCTCCGCCCAGGACCGCGCGGTGCTGTGCCACCGGAAGCGCTTTGTGGCCGTGCCAGAGGGCATCCCCACTGAGACCCGCCTGCTGGACCTGGGCAAGAATCGCATCAAAACACTGAACCAGGACGAGTTTGCCAGCTTCCCCCACCTGGAGGAGCTGGAGCTGAACGAGAACATCGTGAGCGCCGTGGAGCCGGGCGCCTTCAACAACCTCTTCAGCCTCCGGACGCTGGGGCTCCGCAGCAACCGCCTGAAGCTCATCCCCCTGGGTGTGTTCACCGGCCTCAGTAACCTGACCAAGCTGGACATCAGTGAGAACAAGATCGTCATCCTGCTGGACTACATGTTCCAGGACCTGTACAACCTCAAGTCGCTGGAGGTCGGCGACAACGACCTGGTCTACATTTCCCACCGAGCCTTCAGCGGCCTCAACAGCTTGGAGCAGCTGACGCTGGAGAAATGCAACCTGACCTCCATCCCCACCGAGGCGCTGTCGCACCTGCACGGCCTCATCGTCCTGCGGCTCCGGCACCTCAACATCAACGCCATCCGGGACTATTCTTTCAAGAGGCTATACAGGCTCAAGGTCTTAGAGATCTCCCATTGGCCCTACTTGGACACCATGACGCCCAACTGCCTGTACGGCCTCAACCTGACGTCCCTGTCCGTCACGCACTGCAACCTGACTGCGGTGCCCTACCTGGCTGTGCGCCACCTGGTCTATCTCCGCTTCCTCAACCTCTCCTACAACCCCATCGCCACCATCGAGGGCTCCATGCTGCACGAGCTGCTGCGGCTGCAGGAGATCCAGCTGGTGGGGGGCCAGCTGGCGGTGGTGGAGCCCTACGCCTTCCGAGGCCTCAACTACCTGCGCGTGCTCAACGTGTCCGGCAACCAGCTGACCACACTGGAGGAGTCAGCCTTCCACTCCGTGGGCAACCTCGAGACCCTCATCCTGGACTCCAACCCGCTGGCCTGTGACTGCCGTCTCCTGTGGGTGTTCCGCCGCCGCTGGCGGCTCAACTTCAACCGCCAGCAGCCCACCTGTGCTACGCCCGAGTTCGTCCAGGGCAAGGAGTTCAAGGACTTCCCCGACGTGCTCCTGCCCAACTACTTCACCTGCCGCCGCGCCCGCATCCGGGACCGCAAAGCCCAGCAGGTGTTTGTGGATGAGGGGCACACGGTGCAGTTCGTGTGCCGCGCGGATGGAGACCCGCCGCCCACCATCCTCTGGCTCTCGCCCCGCAAGCACCTGGTCTCCGCCAAGAGCAACGGGCGGCTCACAGTCTTCCCCGACGGCACGCTGGAGGTGCGCTACGCCCAGGTACAGGACAACGGCACGTACCTGTGCATCGCGGCCAACGCGGGCGGCAACGACTCCATGCCTGCCCACCTGCACGTGCGCAGCTACTCACCCGACTGGCCCCATCAGCCCAACAAGACCTTCGCCTTCATCTCCAACCAGCCGGGCGAGGGAGAGGCCAACAGCACCCGCGCCACCGTGCCTTTCCCGTTCGACATCAAGACCCTGATCATCGCCACCACCATGGGCTTCATCTCCTTCCTGGGCGTCGTGCTCTTCTGTCTGGTGCTGCTGTTCCTCTGGAGCCGGGGCAAGGGCAACACGAAGCATAACATCGAGATCGAGTACGTGCCCCGCAAGTCCGACGCCGGCCTCAGCTCCGCCGCCGACGCGCCCCGCAAGTTCAACATGAAGATGATCTGA